A region of Cyanobacteria bacterium GSL.Bin1 DNA encodes the following proteins:
- the pdxH gene encoding pyridoxamine 5'-phosphate oxidase has product MNATSNVADLRRNYTRAGLNETEADSNPFTQFQTWFDQALAADLPEPNAMTLATATPEGKPSARIVLLKGFDEDGFVFYTNYASQKGQQLADNPWASLVFWWAELERQVRIDGRVEKVSKQESEEYFASRPLGSRLGAWASPQSQVISSRVVIEDKIAELEPKYEEETIPKPPNWGGYRLIPTEIEFWQGRPNRLHDRLRYRQQGDGSWLRERLAP; this is encoded by the coding sequence ATGAATGCTACGTCGAATGTTGCTGATTTACGTCGCAACTATACTCGTGCCGGTTTGAACGAAACAGAAGCCGATTCCAACCCTTTTACTCAGTTTCAAACTTGGTTTGACCAAGCCCTAGCAGCAGATTTACCAGAACCCAACGCCATGACACTGGCAACCGCGACACCAGAGGGCAAACCTTCTGCACGCATTGTTCTCTTAAAAGGCTTTGATGAAGATGGGTTTGTGTTTTATACCAACTATGCCAGCCAGAAAGGGCAACAATTAGCCGATAATCCTTGGGCTTCTTTAGTGTTCTGGTGGGCGGAATTAGAACGACAAGTGCGCATTGATGGGCGCGTAGAAAAAGTATCAAAGCAAGAGTCTGAAGAGTATTTTGCCAGCCGTCCTCTTGGTTCACGCTTAGGGGCATGGGCTTCTCCGCAAAGTCAGGTGATTTCCTCACGGGTAGTAATAGAAGACAAAATTGCCGAATTGGAACCCAAATACGAGGAAGAAACCATTCCCAAGCCACCCAATTGGGGAGGGTATCGTCTGATTCCAACGGAAATCGAATTTTGGCAAGGTCGCCCCAACCGCCTCCATGATCGGTTACGCTATCGTCAACAAGGGGATGGCAGTTGGCTGCGAGAACGGTTAGCGCCTTAG
- a CDS encoding sirohydrochlorin chelatase encodes MLEKTAYLLVYHGSRDPRPQQEMDRLAEQIQHQLAEEFVISAQPGIRTAVLTKPPQPPVYTAALELAPLSLENAIAQLSQQLAPKGITELQVLPLFLLPGVHVREDIPEAVKIAQQAVGHQMRITLKPYLGQSPLMAKQLQAAFSDATHSAKIIISHGSRRPGGNQPLERLAQQVGLKPAYWSVSPTLSEQVTSLVRSGILAIEIVPYFLFPGGITDAIAQQVDTLQAQLPQVQLQFGRPLSRHLPLADLIIKEMIV; translated from the coding sequence TTGTTAGAAAAAACTGCTTACCTTTTGGTCTATCATGGGAGTCGCGACCCGCGCCCCCAGCAAGAAATGGATCGATTAGCCGAACAGATCCAACATCAACTTGCTGAAGAATTTGTGATTTCAGCACAGCCGGGAATCCGAACAGCGGTTTTAACGAAGCCTCCTCAGCCGCCTGTGTATACAGCCGCTTTAGAGTTAGCCCCGTTGTCATTAGAGAACGCGATCGCGCAATTAAGCCAGCAACTCGCACCAAAAGGCATCACAGAATTACAAGTCCTTCCCCTTTTTCTCCTACCAGGGGTTCACGTCCGAGAAGATATTCCCGAAGCGGTCAAAATTGCCCAGCAAGCAGTCGGTCATCAAATGCGGATTACCCTTAAGCCTTATTTGGGACAATCCCCTTTAATGGCAAAACAATTGCAGGCTGCCTTCTCAGATGCGACCCACTCCGCTAAAATAATAATTTCGCATGGGAGTCGTCGCCCAGGGGGCAATCAGCCGCTGGAACGCTTGGCGCAACAAGTAGGACTCAAACCCGCCTATTGGTCAGTTTCTCCGACGTTGAGCGAACAAGTGACGAGCTTAGTGCGCTCAGGGATACTGGCGATTGAAATTGTGCCTTATTTTCTGTTTCCTGGTGGCATTACTGACGCGATCGCGCAGCAGGTTGACACCCTACAAGCCCAATTGCCACAAGTTCAGTTACAGTTTGGACGCCCCTTAAGTCGTCACCTCCCCCTTGCTGATCTCATTATTAAAGAAATGATTGTATGA